Part of the Vigna radiata var. radiata cultivar VC1973A chromosome 11, Vradiata_ver6, whole genome shotgun sequence genome is shown below.
atttaacccaaatattttttagttgtcAAATTCCTCATAAATTCTATTCTTacatttctttaaatattaagtGTTACACACAACAACTACTTATTTGTGTTCACACTGCAAGTCTATTTGATTAACTTTCAAAACATCATTTATTGAAATAcatagttttatttgttttgtaaaaaaaaataaaaaataataactgtACGATGGAAACGTGACTTTAAAAATAAAGGGTTTACGACgttacaatattatatttctaaaacatgatttttatacttaattgttttaaaaaaatatcaatacttTATTCATGTGAAAAAGTATTTAGTCAAAGTAGATAATCGTTTTTAGACAATAAAAAGTGACATATTTTGTTAGTATAGTAAActaatttgttataattttagttcaaaaatttgaattttattaattttatttaaattttattagtctaAAATAATTGAACATGTGTTTAACTTTGATTctattaactttaaatttttttagataattaaaatcgtatttaatctttatcaattattacatgtaaatgtaatttttttaattatttcttatttaatattaattttctttctaatcAATACATTTGACAATTGATAAAGattaattacattttcaattacCTTATgcattaagaaaatttaaataaatttaatgaaattattttaagataataaattttttattatactaaaaatgaGATATGACATATACCTCCCCTATGTGTCCTTAActgagattaaaaaataataaggatTTGATTTGAACCACCGCTTCAATCCGTTATCTTTATCCATTCGTGTTTTGTAGTGTCCTCTATTTGATGTCATGCCTAAACTTTCAGATGCAGTTTATAGTTAGTAAGAAATCAGCGTGACAACAATGGCAATGTCCATTCTCCAATGTATTTCACATTCTCCCACAGAAGTCAACACAGAAGTTGCACTTCAACCTTCACCCTCCATTCTTTCTCTAGTACCCAAATGCACCTCTCTCAGAGAGCTCAAGCAAATCCAAGCCTACACCATCAAAACCCACCTCCACAACACCCACACCGTCCTCACAAAGCTCATAAGTTTCTGCACTTCCAATCCCACAAATGCTTCCATGGATCATGCCCACCAAATGTTTGATCAAATTCCCCAGCCAGACATTGTTCTGTTCAACACCATGGCACGTGGGTATGCGCGATTTGATGACCCTCTCAGAGCAATTCTTCTTTTTTGTCAGGTTTTGTTCTCTGGCCTCCTCCCAGATGACTACACTTTCTCCTCTCTTTTCAAGGCCTGTGCAAGGCTCAAAGCGCTTCAGGAAGGTAAACAGCTGCATTGCCTTGCTGTTAAACTTGGGGTCAGTGGTAACATGTATGTGTGCCCAACACTTATTAACATGTACACTGCCTGCAATGACATGGATGCTGCTAGGAGGGTCTTTGACAAGATCGATGAACCGTGTGTCGTCGCTTATAATGCGATCATCACGAGCTGTGCTCGGAGTAGCCAGCCCAATGAGGCCTTGGCTTTGTTCAGAGAGTTGCAGGAGAGTGGCCTCAAGCCTACTGATGTCACCATGCTTGTTGCTCTTTCCTCGTGCGCTTTGCTTGGGGCGTTGGACTTAGGGAAGTGGATCCATGAGTATGTCAAGAAGAATGGGTTTGACCAATATGTCAAGGTGAATACTGCTCTTATAGATATGTATTCTAAATGTGGGAGTTTGGAGGACGCTGTTTCTGTGTTCAGGGAGATGCCTAGGAGAGACACACAAGCGTGGTCGGCGATGATTGTTGGCTATGCAACACATGGGCATGGATCCCAAGCCTTATCAATGTTGGAGGAAATGAAGAAGGCAAAAGTGCAGCCTGATGAGATAAGTTTTTTAGGTATACTCTATGCCTGCAGTCACAATGGATTGGTAGAGGAAGGTTATGATCACTTCTATAGTATGATTCATGAGTATGGGATTGTTCCAAGTATCAAGCATTATGGGTGTATGGTGGATTTGCTTGGTCGAGCTGGACGCTTGGAAGAGGCGTATAAGTTCATAGATGAGTTGCCGATCAAGCCGACACCAATTCTGTGGCGGACTTTGCTATCTTCTTGTAGCAGTCATGGAAACGTGGAAATGGCAAAGCAAGTAATTCAGAGAATCTTTGAGCTGGATGATTCCCATGGTGGGGATTATGTCATTTTGTCAAACTTGTATGCAAGAAATGGAAGATGGGATGATGTGAACTACCTAAGGAAAACGATGGCAGCCAAAGGAGCAATGAAAGTCCCTGGTTGTAGCTCAATAGAGGTCAACAATGTAGTGCATGAATTCTTTGCCGGGGATGGAGTTCGTTCCACTTCAACCGTATTGCACCGTGCACTCGACGAATTGGTAAAGGAATTGAAGCTGGCTGGGTATGTACCTGACACATCTCTGGTCTTTTATGCAGACATAgaagatgaagagaaagaaattgTTCTTAGATATCACAGTGAGAAACTGGCCATAACTTATGGTCTTCTGAATACTCCCCCTGGAACAACAATTCGTGTGGTCAAGAATCTTAGAGTCTGTGTGGATTGCCACAACGCTGCTAAATTTATATCATTGATCTTTGGTAGGCAAATTATTCTAAGAGATGTCCAGCGATTTCATCATTTTAAAGATGGGAAATGCTCCTGTGGGGGTTACTGGTAGAAGAGTTTGTTGAGCCAATggtcaatattttttatcaagATTAATGAAGAAACTGGTCTATTCATTCCACAGAATTGAGTGATAATATTTTGTGCTTGGAAGGAATAGCCACTGTATGCAACTCGGAAGATAAACAAATCAAGGCCTCTTCTGAAATTTTGGGAATTGGTAATTTTCATGACTGTCAACATCGGATCATTAGTGATCAGTTACATATGTTTGTATAAATTGTAACACATAAATTTCCGGTATTTTGTTTAGAAGGTTTGTTagtgtaaataataaaagaaatgtacATTTAACTTTGTAATAGTGGATATTTTTTGATGTTGTTGCAGATTTATTGTTACAAACCAAACAATATAGTGATAAAAGAGAACAGAGAAAATAAGTGCACTGTGAATTGTATGTTATTTGCAATTAAAAGGAAACTACAATAGGAGGAAACCTCCAATTGCCCACAGCATAGCTCCTATAACAGAAAATCACATAATCACTCCCATGTTGCCTCATCAgactaaacaaaagaaaatactcTCTAATCTAACATAAACCTTCCTTACCTTAGGTGTCATATACCCCTCATGGACCGATGGCTCCTCCGGCCCATAAACTTGTTGGGCTCCAACAATGTCACTCCCTTCAACAACATGCTTGTCCTCAAGACTGAGATTCAGAAGTTGGCTCCTAAGCACAATTTCATCCTCACAAGTGGATTTTCCAGCTCAATTAACCATTGATTTACTCTTTCTCCTTGTTTCATTATGCTGCGGGAAGCTAGAACAGCTATAGTGGCTTACTTATTTCTACGTCTTCACTCTCTAAATCTGTTGGCAATTCCAGTTGAGCCTTATGAGCCCAATAGCTTTCTTAAGAAGTCACACATGGAACACTGGATGTGTCTTCAAGATAGCAGGTAGTTTCAATCGATAAGCCACCATTCCTATACGCCCTAGCACTTCAAAAGGTCCATAATATTGAGCGGACAACTTCGGACTAATATGGGATAATACTGAATGCTTCCTGTGCGGTTTGAACTTCAAGAAAACACATTCTCGAACTTGGAAGCAACGTTCCTGCCGATGCTTATCTGCTTCGATTTTCATCCTATCTTTGGGCACGAGAAAGGTGTCTCTTCAATTGTCTAAGGGCTTCATCTCTGTCTAACAATTCTCTTTGCACAACCTCTACTCTTACTTCACCTTGAACACATGTCACCATAATGGGGGGCTTGCGGCAATATAGGGCTTCAAAGGGGGTCGTGGCTATGGACTCATGATAAGTCATGTTATACCAATATTCGATCCAAGGCAGCCATTGAACCCATCGCTTTGGTTGGTTTGTAATGAAGCAATGAAAATTATTCTCTGAGCACCTATCCACTACCTGCGTTTGTCCGTCGGTTTACTGATGATATGAAGTGCTCATTCTTAACAATGTATCTTGTAACCGAAAAAACTCTTTCCAAAAGAGACTCACGATCACTTACCACTGACTAGGTATACTATGAAGTCGAACCATTTTTTTCACAACTATTTCTACAATTGTCTTTGCGGTATAAGGGTGTTTTAGAGGAACAAAATGACTATATTTAGTCAATCTATCTACTATCACTAAAATAGACTTATACTCTTTtggaaaatgttattttaataacttttttttttacaatgtatAAGTGGTTACTTGTGATtgattcgtttcaaatattttttaaaaataaattcaaacagactaatAGAATAATGATATGTGgccgttgtcaaaaagttgttataaaaaagttaacatatCAAAGTCTCCTTTTATTAACATACCCTTTTGGAAAACGATTcttcaacaaagaaaatttGACAATAATTTGACAACGACACGTGTCGTTcgttttaaatgattttttgaacaaatttaattattttttcaagggcatttttgaaaaaagaaatgctGAAACATGTTCCCGCTTCCACTTTTGTGAAATTCATCCCTAAGAAACTACGAAACTTTCTCACTCCGCCACCGAAGTCGCCACTGTCCACCGTTGTGAAAATCGTTCTTGGGTCTATCGTTCTCTCTGGACAAAGTGGTGTGTGTCAGTCTGTCATTGAAGTGCTTGGAGGAAGTCTCGGTTAGGTCGACCCTCGAAAGGTTTCGTTTTTTCCTTGTCGGCTTTGTTCCTTCGTTGGTTGGGtgcttttttgtttgtttattcaCACATTCGAAGGTGTTTTTTATTCGCACATTTGAAAGGtgttttttgtttattgaagaagcattttcctttttcattcgCACGTCTGCAACGCGTTGTTTTTTGGGTTTGTTGGGTCTTTTGGGTTTGGCCGTGAATACACATTCGAAGGTGTTTTTAATGCTTATAGTTGGGATTGCTTATTTACTTTGCTCATCAACGGTATTATAAGGTAGGGGGTTATTTGATTTGctgtttaattttgttgtgctACGAAAACAATATAGAACTACCCATTGACTTAAAAGAATGATCTATTATTGTAATATTGTAATTTCTCAGGTTATATGCCATAGTAGTAAATTTATACTCTTGTTTTGTTTCTGGTCAAAAATTCTACTGAAATCAAATTACAGTTTTCTTTCCATGGTGATAGAcgttaatttatcatttattttcgacaataataagaaatatccataatgaaaatttttggaTACTAGGTGACATAtacattaaaaagaattaaaatgaaTTCTGTGTAATTTTTGGCTTTGCTGTTATCGGTCATATgcattattttaagaaaaactttTCTTGTGATATGTACAGATGGACATGGAGATGGAGTTAGCCCTTGcgcttgattttgatattaaagaTATCCTTTTATCAATTGGTAGAATCATCGtatttcaaacttatttaagttaTAAAGTTCTATGTGATTATATTATGCCTATTTTGATCGTTTTAGTCCATGCCCTACtagtatattataaatattgttgAATCTGAAGGCTGGAATATTTGATATTCAATATGCTGTTAAACTTTTAATAGAATatgttatctttattttaaaggtGATTGCATGATACCTGACTCCATAGTCTGTTTACTAGCATTTTGGAATGAGTTTGAGTAATAGTAAATTTATCAGTGATTGCTAAGTGAGCCTTTGATAGGAGTATGATCATAGGCTAAGGCCAAGACTGCTAAAATGAAGATATTGATCTTGTTATATGAAACTAATCAGTATTACATGATTTTTTGGTGCATGTGCATGTCCGAAACATCCTGAAAAGAAAACATAGTTGAActaaatataatagttttaataatCTGATgggggaaagagaaaaatgaatgtATACTGATCCATTTATTAATGATTGTTTATGTATGGAAATAGAGAATTGAAAGTAGGTTCAAACT
Proteins encoded:
- the LOC106777151 gene encoding pentatricopeptide repeat-containing protein At2g02980, chloroplastic, with protein sequence MAMSILQCISHSPTEVNTEVALQPSPSILSLVPKCTSLRELKQIQAYTIKTHLHNTHTVLTKLISFCTSNPTNASMDHAHQMFDQIPQPDIVLFNTMARGYARFDDPLRAILLFCQVLFSGLLPDDYTFSSLFKACARLKALQEGKQLHCLAVKLGVSGNMYVCPTLINMYTACNDMDAARRVFDKIDEPCVVAYNAIITSCARSSQPNEALALFRELQESGLKPTDVTMLVALSSCALLGALDLGKWIHEYVKKNGFDQYVKVNTALIDMYSKCGSLEDAVSVFREMPRRDTQAWSAMIVGYATHGHGSQALSMLEEMKKAKVQPDEISFLGILYACSHNGLVEEGYDHFYSMIHEYGIVPSIKHYGCMVDLLGRAGRLEEAYKFIDELPIKPTPILWRTLLSSCSSHGNVEMAKQVIQRIFELDDSHGGDYVILSNLYARNGRWDDVNYLRKTMAAKGAMKVPGCSSIEVNNVVHEFFAGDGVRSTSTVLHRALDELVKELKLAGYVPDTSLVFYADIEDEEKEIVLRYHSEKLAITYGLLNTPPGTTIRVVKNLRVCVDCHNAAKFISLIFGRQIILRDVQRFHHFKDGKCSCGGYW